A genomic window from Providencia alcalifaciens includes:
- the modF gene encoding molybdate ABC transporter ATP-binding protein ModF has translation MSSIKIQNGCFKLSETQTLDIPHLEIHSGESWAFIGANGSGKSSLARVLSGELQSLSGITQSGFKSPIRLSFEQLQKIIAQEWQRNNTDLLSDDEEDTGFTAAEIIQLHHKDNELCLELAAKFGISDLLSRRFKYLSTGETRKVLLCQTLMSSPDLLILDEPFDGLDIYSRSNLSELLFSLHDKGLTLVLVLNRFDEIPDFVEHLGVVADCKLTLSGDRESVLANTLIHQLQHSEKIKQLTIPEQEDPTVEEALDTETPRIVLNNGIVSYNDKPILHGLNWQVNPGEHWQIIGENGAGKSTLLSLITGDHPQGYSNDLTLFGRRRGSGETIWDIKRHIGYVSNSIHQEYRVATSVINVIISGFHDSIGLYQTPSDRQVQLAYEWLALLGFAPQTAQQPFHSLSWGQQRLILIARALVKHPTMLILDEPLQGLDGLNRLLVLRFIDIMLSRGNTQLLFVSHHQEDAPSCITHRLKFVPDGDKYRYDIEIVSEL, from the coding sequence ATGAGCTCGATAAAAATACAAAATGGGTGCTTTAAGCTGAGCGAGACCCAAACGCTCGATATTCCTCATCTCGAAATTCATTCGGGTGAAAGCTGGGCTTTTATTGGTGCCAATGGTAGCGGAAAATCATCGCTAGCACGCGTACTCTCTGGGGAGTTGCAATCCCTTTCAGGTATCACCCAAAGTGGCTTTAAGTCCCCTATTCGCCTCTCTTTTGAGCAACTACAAAAAATTATCGCACAAGAGTGGCAACGTAATAACACCGACTTACTCAGTGATGATGAAGAAGATACTGGCTTTACTGCTGCGGAAATTATTCAACTTCATCATAAAGATAATGAATTGTGCTTAGAACTTGCGGCTAAATTTGGTATCAGCGACTTGCTATCACGCCGCTTTAAATATCTGTCTACTGGGGAAACTCGCAAAGTCTTACTGTGCCAAACTTTGATGAGCTCTCCAGACTTACTGATCCTCGATGAACCCTTTGATGGCTTAGATATCTATTCACGAAGCAACCTTAGCGAACTACTATTTAGCCTGCATGATAAAGGTCTCACTTTGGTGTTAGTTCTCAATCGATTTGATGAGATCCCTGATTTTGTTGAACACCTTGGCGTTGTCGCTGACTGTAAACTCACTCTAAGTGGAGATAGAGAGTCAGTGCTTGCTAACACCTTAATCCACCAGCTACAACACAGTGAAAAAATCAAGCAACTTACGATTCCTGAACAAGAAGACCCCACGGTTGAAGAGGCTCTAGACACAGAGACACCACGTATTGTTTTAAATAATGGGATCGTGAGCTACAACGATAAGCCCATTTTGCATGGGCTAAACTGGCAGGTTAACCCTGGTGAGCATTGGCAAATTATCGGTGAAAACGGTGCAGGTAAATCCACATTATTAAGCTTAATCACCGGAGACCACCCTCAAGGTTATAGCAATGATTTAACGCTATTTGGACGCCGCCGAGGTAGTGGAGAAACTATTTGGGATATTAAACGTCACATTGGCTATGTCAGTAACAGCATTCATCAAGAGTATCGCGTGGCAACTAGTGTGATTAACGTGATTATTTCCGGTTTCCATGACTCCATTGGTCTGTACCAAACCCCTTCAGACCGCCAAGTTCAATTAGCTTATGAATGGCTAGCATTACTTGGATTTGCACCACAAACGGCCCAACAACCATTTCATAGCTTATCATGGGGCCAACAACGATTAATTCTAATTGCTCGCGCTTTGGTTAAACACCCTACCATGCTTATTTTGGATGAACCTCTTCAAGGGCTTGATGGGCTAAATCGCCTGCTGGTACTGCGTTTTATCGATATCATGCTTAGCCGAGGAAATACCCAGTTGTTATTTGTGTCACATCACCAAGAAGATGCCCCATCATGCATTACCCATCGACTAAAATTTGTCCCTGATGGGGATAAATACCGGTACGATATTGAAATCGTCTCAGAATTATAA
- the modE gene encoding molybdenum-dependent transcriptional regulator, which translates to MQAEILLTLKLQGSLFADPRRIALLKQIKATGSISQGAKLAGISYKSAWDAINEMNQLTDDILLDRSTGGKGGGGTTLTQYGERLIQLYDLLGQIQQKAFDVLKDDSLPLDSLLAAISRFSLQTSARNQFFGTLIARDHNHVLQHVQVKLADKKTVINAALTESSANRLGLVEGKEVLALIKAPWVKLTKQPSETHFDNQLAGTVSTLERGPENSEILVTLAGGETLCSTLSNQEVDALKLAINDPITALFNADQVIIATLC; encoded by the coding sequence ATGCAGGCCGAAATCTTACTTACATTGAAGCTACAGGGAAGTTTATTTGCCGACCCTCGCCGAATTGCGCTATTAAAGCAGATAAAAGCAACAGGATCGATTAGCCAAGGCGCTAAACTTGCAGGGATCAGTTATAAAAGTGCGTGGGATGCCATCAATGAAATGAACCAACTCACCGATGACATTCTGTTAGATAGATCAACCGGAGGCAAAGGTGGCGGCGGAACCACACTCACCCAGTATGGGGAAAGATTAATCCAGCTCTATGATTTGCTGGGGCAAATTCAACAAAAAGCCTTTGATGTGCTCAAAGATGATAGCCTGCCCCTTGATAGCTTGCTCGCTGCAATTTCTCGCTTTTCATTGCAAACCAGTGCCCGCAACCAATTTTTCGGTACTCTGATTGCACGAGATCACAACCATGTTTTACAGCATGTTCAAGTGAAACTGGCCGACAAGAAAACTGTCATTAACGCCGCACTCACCGAATCTAGCGCTAACCGCCTTGGCTTAGTTGAAGGAAAAGAAGTCCTCGCCCTGATTAAAGCGCCGTGGGTCAAACTGACCAAACAACCAAGCGAGACCCATTTTGATAATCAACTGGCTGGTACCGTTTCAACCCTCGAAAGAGGTCCTGAAAACAGCGAAATCCTTGTCACTTTAGCGGGTGGAGAAACACTCTGCTCCACCTTATCAAATCAAGAGGTTGATGCGTTAAAATTGGCAATTAACGACCCGATCACCGCACTATTTAATGCTGATCAAGTGATTATCGCTACACTTTGTTAG
- a CDS encoding AcrZ family multidrug efflux pump-associated protein, with protein MLELIKSLGFALLMVPVVMVMIMGLIYGLGSFFNLLSKAHVPHHHHEERK; from the coding sequence ATGTTAGAACTTATCAAAAGTTTGGGCTTTGCCCTGTTAATGGTTCCTGTTGTAATGGTAATGATCATGGGTCTGATCTATGGCTTAGGTTCATTCTTTAACCTATTGTCTAAAGCGCACGTCCCACATCACCATCATGAAGAAAGAAAATAA
- the modA gene encoding molybdate ABC transporter substrate-binding protein — protein MKKGLISLIAGATLTLTMAGNSFAADKITVFAAASLTNALNEISEQYKKETNVEVVASYASSSTLARQIEQGAPANMFISADQQWMDFAIDKNLMVKDTRYTLLGNELVLIAPKDSKIDKVEINKQTDWKKLLDGGRLAVGDPDHVPVGIYAKEALTYLGAWETVDPLLARTNNVRSGMALVERQEAPLGIVYGSDAVASQKVKVVGIFPADTHKPVEYPMGIVKDQDNKATRDYYEYLKTPVASEIFKRYGFTPNQK, from the coding sequence ATGAAAAAAGGTTTGATATCTCTGATTGCGGGTGCCACGTTAACACTGACTATGGCGGGTAATAGCTTCGCGGCTGACAAAATTACCGTATTTGCGGCGGCATCACTGACTAACGCACTGAATGAAATTTCAGAGCAATATAAGAAAGAAACGAATGTTGAAGTGGTGGCTTCTTATGCTTCTTCTTCAACGCTGGCTCGCCAGATTGAGCAAGGCGCACCAGCAAACATGTTTATCTCGGCTGACCAGCAGTGGATGGACTTTGCGATTGATAAAAATCTGATGGTTAAAGACACCCGCTATACTTTATTAGGTAACGAGTTAGTGTTGATTGCACCGAAAGACTCAAAAATCGATAAAGTGGAAATTAACAAACAGACAGATTGGAAAAAACTGTTAGATGGCGGGCGATTAGCAGTCGGCGACCCTGATCACGTTCCTGTTGGGATCTATGCAAAAGAAGCATTGACCTATTTAGGGGCTTGGGAAACAGTTGACCCATTATTAGCGCGGACTAACAACGTACGTAGCGGAATGGCGCTAGTTGAGCGTCAAGAAGCACCATTAGGGATTGTGTACGGCTCTGATGCTGTTGCCAGCCAAAAAGTAAAAGTAGTGGGTATTTTCCCTGCTGATACTCATAAACCTGTTGAATATCCAATGGGAATTGTGAAAGATCAGGATAATAAAGCGACCCGTGATTACTATGAATACCTGAAAACCCCAGTGGCTTCAGAAATATTCAAGCGTTACGGCTTCACTCCAAATCAAAAATAA
- the modB gene encoding molybdate ABC transporter permease subunit, producing MLSPYEWEAIYLSLKVSSVAVLVSLPFGILMAWVLVRCHFPGKTLLDSIIHLPLVLPPVVVGYLLLVSMGKRGFIGEWLYDWFGFSFTFSWRGAALASAVVAFPLMVRAIRLALEAVDKKLEQAARTLGASPLRVFFTITIPLSLPGIIVGTVLAFARSLGEFGATITFVSNIPGETQTIPLAMYTLIETPGAETDAARLCIIAVVLALISLLISEWLTRWGKKRLGVA from the coding sequence ATGTTAAGTCCTTATGAATGGGAAGCGATTTACCTCAGTTTAAAAGTTTCCAGCGTGGCGGTGCTAGTTAGCTTACCGTTTGGTATTTTGATGGCTTGGGTATTAGTCCGCTGCCATTTTCCGGGTAAAACACTGCTCGACAGTATTATCCACTTACCACTGGTGCTACCGCCAGTGGTAGTGGGGTATTTGCTGCTAGTGAGTATGGGGAAACGTGGTTTTATTGGCGAATGGCTGTATGACTGGTTTGGTTTCAGTTTTACATTCAGTTGGCGAGGGGCTGCATTAGCATCGGCGGTGGTTGCATTTCCATTAATGGTGAGAGCGATACGCTTAGCGCTAGAAGCTGTAGATAAAAAGCTGGAACAAGCCGCACGAACCCTTGGCGCGAGCCCATTAAGAGTTTTTTTCACGATTACCATCCCATTATCGTTACCGGGAATTATCGTCGGAACGGTTTTAGCTTTTGCGCGTTCTCTTGGCGAATTTGGGGCAACCATTACGTTTGTGTCTAATATTCCAGGAGAAACTCAGACAATCCCACTTGCTATGTATACGTTGATAGAAACGCCGGGAGCAGAAACCGATGCGGCGCGCCTGTGTATTATTGCGGTTGTCTTAGCCTTAATTTCGTTGTTAATTTCAGAATGGCTGACCCGTTGGGGCAAAAAGCGTCTGGGGGTAGCCTAA